A DNA window from Halorubrum sp. DM2 contains the following coding sequences:
- a CDS encoding glycosyltransferase — MPQVSALIPTYNRAEHVGGAIRTVLRQTYDDIEAVVVDDGSTDETPSVLDRYADDPRVVVRTNERNRGIAGSFNRAAAAADGDLLCILGDDDRWHPEKVRRQVDRMNALDDEYAVVYTGGVATSVESGDIVTEFRPDRRGDIYPGVLRTFSLNPHSSHMIRRSCFEAVGGFDTEFPHGVDWEMNIRLARRYKFDYVAEPLVNRRIHDTNVSQSAESQARLYGWIYDKFAEQYRRHPEASREIRTRHHRLSAHAAMRRGDRAGAVVHCAKALRLSRSWLVLALLVTMLAGARSYRARERAYERLAGLADRFAGDGDASGGRNEIDPTDGDGIGPVGDGGTGHDTDEFDRLARRWWEGGRSGVGTGGAAYSPGR; from the coding sequence GTGCCACAAGTCAGTGCGCTGATACCCACGTACAATAGGGCCGAGCACGTCGGCGGTGCGATCCGGACCGTCCTCCGCCAGACGTACGACGACATCGAGGCGGTCGTCGTCGACGACGGCTCGACGGACGAGACGCCGAGCGTGCTCGACCGGTACGCGGACGACCCCCGCGTAGTGGTCCGGACCAACGAGCGCAACCGCGGTATCGCGGGGAGTTTCAACCGCGCCGCGGCGGCCGCCGACGGCGATCTCCTGTGTATCCTCGGCGACGACGACCGGTGGCATCCGGAGAAGGTCCGCAGACAGGTCGACCGGATGAACGCGCTCGACGACGAGTACGCCGTGGTGTACACCGGCGGCGTCGCCACCTCGGTCGAGAGCGGCGACATCGTCACCGAGTTCCGTCCCGACCGGCGCGGCGACATCTACCCCGGCGTTCTCCGGACCTTCTCGCTGAACCCGCACTCGAGTCACATGATCCGGCGGTCCTGTTTCGAGGCCGTCGGCGGCTTCGACACCGAGTTCCCGCACGGCGTCGACTGGGAGATGAACATCCGGCTGGCGCGCCGGTACAAGTTCGACTACGTCGCCGAGCCGCTCGTGAATCGGCGCATCCACGACACGAACGTCTCGCAGTCGGCCGAGTCACAGGCTCGGCTGTACGGGTGGATCTACGACAAGTTCGCCGAGCAGTACCGCCGACACCCCGAGGCCAGTCGGGAGATACGCACGAGACACCACCGGCTCAGCGCCCACGCCGCGATGCGACGCGGCGACAGAGCGGGAGCGGTCGTCCACTGTGCGAAGGCGCTCCGGCTCTCGCGGTCCTGGCTCGTGCTCGCGCTGCTCGTCACGATGCTGGCCGGCGCGCGGAGCTACCGAGCGCGAGAGCGGGCGTACGAACGACTCGCCGGACTCGCGGACCGGTTCGCGGGCGACGGGGACGCGTCCGGCGGGCGCAACGAGATCGATCCGACCGACGGCGACGGGATCGGTCCCGTGGGGGACGGCGGCACCGGCCACGATACGGACGAGTTCGACCGACTCGCGCGACGCTGGTGGGAGGGAGGACGCTCCGGCGTCGGGACGGGCGGCGCGGCGTACTCGCCGGGGCGGTG